GCGATCGCCCACCGTCGGCCCAAAGGTTTCTGCATACGCTTGTCGATCCATTTTATAACTCATAAGTCTTCCTGGGGTAATGATAAGTTTTCTAGGAATTCAACGAAGGGTTTAAAGCATTGAGGACATCTTTCAGCAATATCCTGATAATTAGCTTGTCCTAAAATCAACGCTGAATCAACTGTTTTTTGATAGGTTTTATTATACGCTTTAAATAATCTTTCAACAATTCTACTCGGTGGCTGATCATGATTTTGCTCTTCTACGGGAATTGTCCAAGAAATCAAGAAGTTCTGCTCCTTTTTCAAGCCTAGACGGTTTCTGAGTTGATTTTCCGAGGCTAACACTAAGGCTTCTAGGTCATGTTTGTAGCAAAAGACTTTAAACCTTTGTTTTAATCGATGATCTTCTATTGCTTTTTTTGTTAATTCCTGTTCAAATTGATTAATAATTCCTTCCTTAAGTTCATCATAAGTTGTATGGGGAAACCCTATATTTTTAGGATATAAATCGGGAATAACAACAACAATTGCTTGGCAATCATTCTGTAAGATAGAAATCGCTTTTTTAGGAATCACTTCTAAAAGTTCTTTTTTAGCATTTCCACCTCTTTGATTATCACTACCTTTGGCTGCAAAGAATTCAATTTTAATTCCTTGGATTTCCTGATTGTCAATTAAATCTTTTAACAGGGATTCCATTGCTAATTTATCTGACTTTCCTTCTACATAAACAATCACCTTCATATCAGTTGCTCCAATTCATCAGAACGATGTAATTTTTCAATTTCATCGGTTCCAAAATCTTCTAAAATATCGGTTAATACCTTAAAATTACTAGGCTTTATAAATTTTGCTTCTCCCTGTTCTTTACGCATCACGGCAATTTTAGATAAATCAAACTGACTTAGGAAATAGGAAGAATGGGTTGCTAACAAAATTTGAGTCCGTTCTGATGCTTTCTCAAACAGTCCTGCTAAAATAGATAATGTCCGGGGATGTACTCCTTGATCCGGTTCATCAATACAGATTAAACTGGGAGGATTAGGATGTAAACAAAGGCAAACCCAGCAAATCAAACGTAAAATTCCATCGGATAAATCCGCTAAACTAATAGTTTCATCAACTCCCTTTTCTTGCCAAAATGCAATAACCTCGCCAGGGCCACCTCGCGCTTTTACCATTAAATTTTTAAACCCTGGAATCATTAATCTTAAAAACAACTGCAATTCATTAAAAATTTCTTGATGTTCTGTTTGTAAATAAAATAAAACAGAACTTAAATTTCCTGCATCTTCATGAAGAATCGGTTCCTGCTCAATTAACACTGATTTACGGATTTTTTGATTAGCAATATTAAAAGAGCTATAAAATCTCCAATTCTGAATATATTCTCTCAAATCGAATAATAATTCTAAACGTGGATTAGTGATTGTACTTAAAGCTAGTTGATTGCGTTTAGATTGAATATCCTGCTCAATTATTGTGTTTTCAAACCTCCCCGTATCTGGATTTTGAACTTGTCCTTGATTCCCTTGAATATCCATGAAAATATAAGGGTTTTTATATTGATCGCTATAGGGTTTAGAGGAAACAACTTTTTCATAGGTAATTTGTGTTTTCCCCACAGGGCCCATTAGTTCACCTTGATAGAGCATAGAAACAGGTCTATTGATATCAATTTCTAAGTTCCATGTAAACTTTTCTGGCCCGGTCAGATGAAAAATTTGTTGACCGATTGATCCCTCTATAATTTCAGTGGGTATCTCTCGATACATACCATCTCGGAGAAATTTCAAAAATTCAAACAAACTGGATTTTCCAGCCCCATTAGCACCTACAATCACTTCCAAAGATTGAAAGTTAGCTTGAAAATCTTTAAAAGGACGATACCCTTTAATGTTAATCGATAATAATCTCATAATCAAGATTTCCTGAGACAATCAATCATACAACTTTCACTCATCTATTCTACTTTTTTTTACTTTTTTTGGTTTTATCTTTCTCTTTCTTAGATTTTTTCTCGGAGGGTTCTGATGGAATAGCTTCTAGTTGACCTTCCACTAACCCATTAAACCCATATATTTCTCGACTTCCAGCCATTGTCACTAACTCAACTTCCTGTTCATCTCCGGGTTCAAATCTAACCGCAGTTCCAGCCGGAATATTTAACCGCATTCCTTTGGTTTTTTCTCGTTTAAATTTCAGGGCTTCATTAACTTCATAAAAGTGATAATGTGAGCCAATTTGAATTGGGCGATCGCCTGTATTCCCCACTTTAACCTTTAAAGTCGGACGACCCACATTGAGTTCAATTTCACCTGCTTTAACAATCAGTTCACCTGGAATCATTTGTTTTGTCCTCTGATGATGATTAACATTCCTAATCGAATCATTATTATACAAGAATTATATCCCATTGAAAACATCCCTTGATATCATTATCTAGGATTAGTCCTCAATTAGCAAGAATATAGGGATAAAAATAGATTGACAGCAAGATTTTATTGATTTACAATATAAATTAGCTATGGTATCAATACTAACATTTTTTAAAAGAATGAATGCTCAACAGTTAGAAAAACAACTCAATAATTTAAAACCTGCTGAAAAACTGCAATTGATTCAAACCCTGGCTCAAAATTTAAGTGATGATTTTTTACCCAAAGAAACCTCTGAACCTGACTCAATTGCTAATGTGGGGCGTGTTCCTATTCCGGTTTGGAAATTAGTCGGTTATCGCCGTTTAGGTTGGAGTGATTTACAAATCTTAGAAAACTTTCCGCATTTACAAGCTGAAGATTTACAAACCGCTTGGAACTATGCAGAAAGTTACCCAAATCAGATCAATCAAGACTTAGAAGTCTATCAACAGAATCAACCTTTATCCGTGAATGATTCCCCTTGGGATGAACTTATAAACTTGATTGATCGTTGTACTGTTGATACCTGAATTACAGATTTAGCTGAACAATATGATCATTAATAAGCCTTACTTGTCATTTTGAAAGTAGCGAAGTGCTTAAGTGTAATGTTTTGTATCCTGTAATAATTAATTATTTAAAAATCAGTGAAAACACGCATGACAAGTTTTGTAAACTATGCTTATAATAGTCGAGGACGTTACAATACTATCTTAAAAACTATGATAGAAGCATTAAATATAACTATGTTTTCACACATTATAGGGATTTTTCCAATTATCTTCGGTGGATTGGGAAGTTGCTCTAATCCTAATCCTGTACAGTGGTTGCTCATTATTTCATTAATTGGTGCTTCTGGCCTATTAGCTGTTGCTAGTAGCTCTGCATTTGTAGCTGTAGCTGCTACAATGATTCCTATGATTATCGCAGGTGAAACTATTGCAGACATATTAACAGCAATTACAGGTAGTGTTGCTGTATCAGCAGGAGGGTTAGAAATTTTAACTGGATTGGTTTTGACTATAAAAAATATGCTAGGTTGCTAAGTCAGACAAGAATTAAATTTTATACCCAAAAGTTTATTAATCAATCAAAGTAGGTGCGTGCGGCTTCGCCTTACGCACCCTACTTGAAATAGAGGATATCAAGCCTAAAATTTGTTCAATTAGTCTTTTTCATTAGTGGCTGACCAAATCAG
The nucleotide sequence above comes from Planktothrix serta PCC 8927. Encoded proteins:
- a CDS encoding urease subunit beta, with the protein product MIPGELIVKAGEIELNVGRPTLKVKVGNTGDRPIQIGSHYHFYEVNEALKFKREKTKGMRLNIPAGTAVRFEPGDEQEVELVTMAGSREIYGFNGLVEGQLEAIPSEPSEKKSKKEKDKTKKSKKK
- a CDS encoding DUF4276 family protein, whose product is MKVIVYVEGKSDKLAMESLLKDLIDNQEIQGIKIEFFAAKGSDNQRGGNAKKELLEVIPKKAISILQNDCQAIVVVIPDLYPKNIGFPHTTYDELKEGIINQFEQELTKKAIEDHRLKQRFKVFCYKHDLEALVLASENQLRNRLGLKKEQNFLISWTIPVEEQNHDQPPSRIVERLFKAYNKTYQKTVDSALILGQANYQDIAERCPQCFKPFVEFLENLSLPQEDL
- a CDS encoding DUF433 domain-containing protein translates to MVSILTFFKRMNAQQLEKQLNNLKPAEKLQLIQTLAQNLSDDFLPKETSEPDSIANVGRVPIPVWKLVGYRRLGWSDLQILENFPHLQAEDLQTAWNYAESYPNQINQDLEVYQQNQPLSVNDSPWDELINLIDRCTVDT
- a CDS encoding AAA family ATPase, translated to MRLLSINIKGYRPFKDFQANFQSLEVIVGANGAGKSSLFEFLKFLRDGMYREIPTEIIEGSIGQQIFHLTGPEKFTWNLEIDINRPVSMLYQGELMGPVGKTQITYEKVVSSKPYSDQYKNPYIFMDIQGNQGQVQNPDTGRFENTIIEQDIQSKRNQLALSTITNPRLELLFDLREYIQNWRFYSSFNIANQKIRKSVLIEQEPILHEDAGNLSSVLFYLQTEHQEIFNELQLFLRLMIPGFKNLMVKARGGPGEVIAFWQEKGVDETISLADLSDGILRLICWVCLCLHPNPPSLICIDEPDQGVHPRTLSILAGLFEKASERTQILLATHSSYFLSQFDLSKIAVMRKEQGEAKFIKPSNFKVLTDILEDFGTDEIEKLHRSDELEQLI